In Raphanus sativus cultivar WK10039 chromosome 5, ASM80110v3, whole genome shotgun sequence, the following proteins share a genomic window:
- the LOC108861659 gene encoding nitrile-specifier protein 5, with translation MAASPMEGKWVQLKQKGTGPGARSSHAIALVGNKVYAFGGEFQPRVPVDNHLHVFDLNTLTWSIQEASGEAPPPRVGVAMAAVGHVIYFFGGRDENHQELNELYSFDTSTNQWKLLSSGESGPENRSYHSIATDSRNVYVFGGCGVDGRLNDLWAYNVADEKWVKFPSPGEGCKGRGGPGLEVVEGKIWVVYGFTGDEADDVHCFDIAKGEWREVETRGEKPSARSVFSSAVVGRQIVIFGGEVDPSDLGHMGAGCFTAEAYGLDTETFEWRKWEDGFGSEEEEHPGARGWCAFAAGSRDGKEGLLVYGGNSPSNDRLGDIFFFTPNSY, from the exons ATGGCAGCGTCTCCAATGGAAGGCAAATGGGTTCAG CTAAAACAGAAAGGAACCGGACCAGGAGCAAGAAGCTCTCACGCCATAGCTCTCGTAGGCAACAAAGTGTACGCCTTTGGAGGCGAGTTCCAGCCCCGTGTCCCCGTGGACAACCATCTCCACGTTTTCGACCTCAACACTCTAACATGGTCCATCCAAGAAGCTTCAGGGGAGGCACCTCCTCCTAGAGTAGGCGTCGCCATGGCTGCGGTGGGACACGTCATCTACTTCTTCGGCGGCCGCGACGAGAATCACCAGGAGCTCAACGAGCTCTACTCTTTCGACACTTCCACTAACCAGTGGAAGCTCCTCTCCTCAGGGGAGTCAGGTCCTGAGAACCGAAGCTACCACTCCATCGCTACGGATTCTCGGAACGTGTATGTGTTCGGTGGGTGCGGAGTCGATGGTCGTCTCAATGATCTATGGGCGTACAACGTTGCTGATGAGAAGTGGGTTAAGTTCCCTTCTCCTGGAGAGGGGTGTAAAGGAAGAGGAGGTCCGGGGCTAGAGGTGGTGGAAGGAAAGATATGGGTTGTGTATGGATTCACAGGAGATGAAGCAGACGATGTTCATTGCTTCGACATAGCTAAAGGAGAGTGGAGAGAGGTCGAGACGAGAGGGGAGAAACCCTCTGCGAGGAGCGTGTTTTCGTCTGCGGTTGTTGGGAGACAGATTGTGATATTCGGAGGGGAGGTTGATCCTAGTGACTTGGGGCACATGGGAGCAGGGTGTTTCACGGCTGAGGCTTATGGGCTTGACACGGAGACGTTTGAGTGGAGGAAGTGGGAGGATGGGTTTGGatcagaggaggaggagcatcCAGGGGCTAGAGGATGGTGTGCGTTTGCGGCTGGGTCGAGGGATGGTAAGGAAGGTTTGTTGGTTTATGGAGGGAACTCGCCGAGTAATGATAGGCTTGGtgatatcttcttcttcactccaAACTCTTACTAA
- the LOC108857936 gene encoding uncharacterized protein LOC108857936, whose protein sequence is MHVSNADSIMDSDDDDCRRFMVDAAVTELHHTSDEIDVPVICLDDDDDDDLKFDEDYKLFFDNHLSNDNTLFPPFEDDSGESETRSLKVNMFSNDANRSKRKIGELDAASDVLLVRSQVNIQASNMSEESTEDDGTLWDVPLCRTLEVIKRDNEARKLAESMVDDDTSWDVPLVRVIQRDKKARKLDDETLWDVPLVSAQEVIQRDSKARRFLESKVDTLRDVPLVRTREVIQRDNRMSERWKKRVGETKALPVKRVHRVTETKVVEETQSYQGVSVGTRKKSVEEVVDKDYMSYLTWLVDSFKHPTTLPEKDLSAKVKVEVESWSDDDDDIIEVSDSPFTDGESTPFVVSKNKIVIDLENDDSTEDESGSCVFRNELVHVLEKPYDAGELLLLSGQASRKKRVSRCRELRKGRESSYETSELGQSYLEKVCDFDKEYKLADGDNKARLELLRGFFFYLENISLPGAFKPWLPENRKKLGQREQRSQP, encoded by the coding sequence ATGCATGTTTCTAATGCAGACTCTATTATggatagtgatgatgatgattgcaGAAGGTTTATGGTGGATGCAGCAGTCACCGAGCTTCATCATACGTCTGATGAAATTGATGTTCCAGTTATTTGTcttgacgatgatgatgatgatgatcttaaGTTTGATGAGGACTACAAGTTGTTCTTTGATAATCATCTTAGTAATGATAACACTTTATTCCCTCCCTTTGAAGATGACAGTGGAGAATCTGAAACTCGTAGTCTCAAAGTCAACATGTTTTCTAATGATGCAAACAGATCAAAGAGGAAGATAGGCGAGTTAGACGCTGCAAGTGATGTTCTTTTAGTTAGAAGCCAAGTGAACATCCAAGCTAGTAACATGTCAGAAGAGTCAACAGAGGATGATGGGACTTTATGGGATGTTCCGTTGTGTAGAACCCTAGAAGTCATCAAACGTGACAACGAAGCTAGGAAACTGGCAGAGTCAATGGTTGACGACGACACTTCATGGGATGTTCCCTTGGTTAGAGTCATCCAACGAGACAAGAAAGCTAGGAAACTGGATGATGAGACTTTATGGGATGTTCCCTTGGTTAGCGCCCAAGAAGTCATCCAACGAGACAGCAAAGCTAGGAGATTTTTGGAGTCAAAGGTTGACACTTTACGAGATGTTCCGTTGGTTAGAACCAGAGAAGTCATCCAACGAGACAACAGGATGTCTGAGCGATGGAAGAAGAGAGTTGGTGAAACTAAGGCTCTTCCTGTGAAGCGAGTACATAGAGTTACAGAGACTAAGGTTGTAGAAGAGACACAAAGCTATCAAGGAGTTTCTGTAGGGACAAGGAAGAAGAGTGTGGAAGAGGTTGTGGATAAGGACTACATGAGTTACCTCACATGGCTTGTAGACTCTTTCAAACATCCCACAACTCTCCCTGAAAAGGATCTATCGGCAAAAGTAAAGGTTGAGGTTGAGTCTTggtctgatgatgatgatgatataatTGAGGTTAGTGATTCTCCCTTCACGGATGGAGAGAGCACACCTTTCGTGGTGTCCAAGAACAAGATCGTGATCGATCTTGAGAATGATGATAGTACAGAGGATGAAAGTGGTAGTTGTGTGTTTAGAAATGAGCTAGTGCATGTTCTTGAGAAACCATACGATGCAGGAGAGTTGTTGTTGCTGTCTGGTCAGGCGTCGAGGAAGAAGCGAGTGAGTAGGTGTAGAGAGCTGAGAAAGGGAAGAGAAAGCAGCTATGAGACTTCTGAACTGGGACAGTCTTATCTGGAGAAGGTCTGTGATTTCGATAAAGAATACAAGCTTGCGG